Sequence from the Deltaproteobacteria bacterium genome:
GCTAAGATTTTTTGAAAGCACCGTGAAACCAATATGCTACACTATAAATCCACGCCCAATTGTCATTTCCAGGTTAAAGGGCGCTTTTTTTAGATTAAATTTGAGCTTATATGCTATTTCCTGTTCTTCATATCGTGCATCTTCTCACGGCTATCCTTTGGATAGGAGGGCTCGCTTTTATTACAACCCTCATCCTGCCCATGATCGTCAAGATGCCTCATCCTATGGAAAAGGTACTTCTTTTTCAGAGACTTGAGCATAGGTTTGCTCCCCTTGCCCGGATTTATACGGCAATCGTCGGTATCTCCGGCTTCGGTATGTTTTTCATGATGGATTTACAGGATATTGTTTTTAAGGAAGAAGGCAAATTTCTGCTTTTCATGATTATTATCTGGATTTTCTGGGTAATCATGCTCTACGGTCTCGAGCCTCTTGTCGTTAAGAAAATGCTCGACAGGCTGGCAAGCCGGAAGGGAGATGGCCTTGAGATAGAAGACGTTTTCAAAAGAATGAATATTCTTCACTGGGTACTGCTTACCATTTCACTGGCCGCTTCGGCTTCGGGCGCTGTTTTTGCCCATTCCCTGTTCTGATATTCCCCTTAAATTAAATCATCTCTTAAGGCATCCATTGTTATCGCTTTGACAATTGGCTATACTAAGTAACAAGCAATGCCAACTTCCGTTTCCAGGAGTCCGGCAGGCTCCTATGGTAAAGGCTTTTTTTCTTTACTTACATTAACCTTGTCATTACCGATAAGCGATGAAAACAATCCTTTTCTCAAACATACTTTCCTTCTTTTTCATCATTATTTTATTCTCTGCCACGACCATTTTTGCTTCCAAACCTGAGGAATCCTCATTTGTTATTCATGAAAAGGAAGCGATGAAAGAGGATAAAGAATGCAGAAACCCCATAAGTTGCTTTTCAACGGCTATTTTTTATATGGAAGAGGGCCGCAGGGAAAAGGGGCTTTTACTTTTAAAAAAGATCGAACTCCTCTATCCTTTTACGACCTGGAAAACACGGGCCGCCTATATTCAGGGAAGGGAACTTCTCCGCGCAGGCAGCCCGGAATCGCTTCTTTATCTGGAAGAAGCAATGGCATTGACCTCAATCAGGGATTATGTTCTCCTCGATCTTGCCATGGCCTACAGGCTTGCCGATAAAAATGAAGAGGCCCTTGCCTTGTACAGCCGTCTCCTTGATGAATATGGAGAATCTCTTTTAAGGGAAAAAGCGCTTTTTGAAAGATCGATGGCTTTAATCGATGCAGCTAACTGCCTTGCAGCGATTAAGCAGCTTGAAGACTTTATCGAGGAATTTCCAGGCAGTGAGTTTGTTCCTGATGCCATGCTCAATATGATTCAGTGTGCCATAAAATCGAACCGCGAAGCTGAGATTAATTATTCCATAAAAAAGCTGCGAACTTTTTACCCCATATTGCCCCATGATAAGGAAGAGGAAGCCAATGAGATCCTCTCAACGATAAGTGACGCCAAAGTTGCTGCTCTTGCATTCAGTAAAGAAGAGCGGTATGAGCGCAGCAAAGCCTTTTATAAGCATGGCATGTTTAAGCAGGCCGTGGACAGCCTTGGCCCTTTAAGTACTATGAAGGATGGCAGCGTCATTTATTTCGCAGCTAAAGCCCTCTTCCGGGCCAGAAAATATAGTGAAGCCAGGTTCATGTTGAGAAAACTTTTTATTTTAAAAAATGAAGGGGAACATATCTCGGCAATTCTCGACGGTTACCGGCTTCTGGCGAGGATTGGCCGAAGGACCGGTAACGGCGCTCTCATAAATGAAGCGGAAAGGGCCTTGAATGAGCTTGCTCCTGCCGGTAAGCAGCGGGGTATGGTTCTGCTTTATAGGGGAGGAGATTACGAAGACAGAAAGAGATACAATAAAGCGTTAACTATTTACAGG
This genomic interval carries:
- a CDS encoding transglycosylase SLT domain-containing protein, with the protein product MKTILFSNILSFFFIIILFSATTIFASKPEESSFVIHEKEAMKEDKECRNPISCFSTAIFYMEEGRREKGLLLLKKIELLYPFTTWKTRAAYIQGRELLRAGSPESLLYLEEAMALTSIRDYVLLDLAMAYRLADKNEEALALYSRLLDEYGESLLREKALFERSMALIDAANCLAAIKQLEDFIEEFPGSEFVPDAMLNMIQCAIKSNREAEINYSIKKLRTFYPILPHDKEEEANEILSTISDAKVAALAFSKEERYERSKAFYKHGMFKQAVDSLGPLSTMKDGSVIYFAAKALFRARKYSEARFMLRKLFILKNEGEHISAILDGYRLLARIGRRTGNGALINEAERALNELAPAGKQRGMVLLYRGGDYEDRKRYNKALTIYRTIFSEIESSNIVANALWRSAWIRYRMGKYKAAMRDFASYPKKFPNGYRYSDFLYWRGRCEEKLGKRKKAKATYRKIVERGGAGYYNYAALERLDKISRKKKKAKKGVPLNDVKKKAALLEIMPPQITAERAYRAAEELLILGQKKEAVSELEVLAKKYAKNELFLIKIIGLIYRSGEFHKTYMIVQNYFSHIYGGAWKDAPYEIKTLAFPLPVVSYVEKRQPSGSADPYLVAAVMREESAFDPMALSPAGAMGLMQIMPETGKYLAKKYKKRPFHKDHLFDPDTSIRLGGLYLGQLKRRFKGDIVYTIASYNAGPTAVARWVKKNRMEKDEFIETIPYNETRAYTKRVLRSYSQYLKLAGKEIPDLF